From a region of the Rhinolophus sinicus isolate RSC01 linkage group LG04, ASM3656204v1, whole genome shotgun sequence genome:
- the OMD gene encoding osteomodulin, with amino-acid sequence MGFLGPVCVLLLFLGVKVYCQYESYQWDEDYDQESDDVYQPEFQYHQNVDYRVPFHQHTLGCASECFCPPNFPSSMYCDNRKLQTIPNIPSHIQQVYLQFNEIEAVTADSFMNATHLKEINLSHNKIKSPKIDHGVFAKLSNLLQLHLQYNSLEEFPFPLPRSLERLLLGYNEISRLQTNAVDGLVNLTMLDLCYNHLDASTLQDKNLAKMEKLMQLNLCNNRLESMPPGLPSSLMYLSLENNSISSIPENYFSELPKLHALRMSHNKLQDIPYNIFNLSNLIELNVGHNKLKQAFYIPRNLEHLYLENNEIENINVTVMCPSVDPLFYHHLTYIRVDQNKLKEPISSYIFLCFPHIHSIYYGEQRSTNGQTIQLKTQVLRRFHDDADSEDDDDDAHEGPEQEETEENMDPHYYGSQEWQETI; translated from the exons ATGGGCTTTTTAGGTCCAGTATGTGTCCTTCTCTTATTTCTTGGAGTCAAGGTATATTGCCAATATGAAAGTTATCAATGGGATGAAGATTATGACCAAGAATCAGATGATGTCTACCAACCAGAATTCCAGTATCATCAAAATGTAGACTATAGAGTACCTTTTCATCAGCATACTTTAGGCTGTGCCAGTGAATGCTTCTGTCCACCCAACTTTCCATCATCAATGTACTGTGATAATCGCAAACTCCAGACTATTCCAAATATTCCGTCACACATTCAGCAAGTCTATCTTCAGTTCAATGAAATTGAGGCTGTGACTGCAGATTCATTCATGAATGCAActcatcttaaagaaatcaaTCTCAGCCACAACAAAATTAAATCTCCAAAGATTGATCATGGCGTGTTTGCTAAGTTGTCAAATCTACTACAACTTCACCTACAGTATAACAGTTTAGAAGAATTTCCGTTTCCTCTTCCGAGGTCTTTGGAAAGACTTCTTCTTGGTTACAATGAGATCTCCAGACTGCAGACAAATGCCGTGGATGGGCTAGTAAACTTGACCATGCTCGATCTCTGTTATAACCATCTTGATGCTTCCACGTTACAAGACAAAAACCTtgccaaaatggaaaaattaatgcaGCTCAACCTATGTAATAACAGATTGGAATCAATGCCTCCTGGGTTGCCTTCTTCACTTATGTATCTGTctttagaaaacaattcaatttctTCTATACCAGAAAATTACTTCAGTGAACTTCCGAAACTTCATGCTCTGAGAATGTCACACAACAAACTACAAGACATTCcatacaatatttttaatctttccaacCTTATAGAGCTCAATGTTGGACACAACAAACTGAAGCAAGCATTCTATATTCCAAGAAATTTAGAACACCTATacctagaaaataatgaaattgaaa ataTCAATGTTACAGTGATGTGTCCATCTGTTGACCCACTATTTTACCACCATTTAACATACATTCGTGTGGACCAAAATAAGCTAAAAGAGCCAATAAGCTCATATATTTTCCTCTGCTTCCCTCATATACATAGTATTTATTATGGTGAACAAAGAAGCACTAATGGTCAAACAATACAACTGAAGACCCAAGTTTTAAGGAGATTTCACGATGATGCTGATagtgaagatgatgatgatgatgctcATGAAGGCCCagaacaagaagaaacagaagaaaacatggacCCTCACTACTATGGAAGTCAAGAATGGCAAGAAACTATATAG
- the OGN gene encoding mimecan, giving the protein MFVKMKTLQSTLLLLLLFVPLIKPAPPTQQDSRIIYDYGTDNFEETLFTQDYEDKYLDGKNIKEKETMIILDEKSLQLQKDESLTPLPTKKENDEMPTCLLCVCLSGSVYCEEVDIDVVPPLPKESAYLYARFNKIKKLTAKDFAEIPNLRRLDFTGNLIEDIEDGTFSKLSLLEELTLAENQLLKLPVLPPKLTLFNAKYNKIKSRGIKANTFKKLNKLSFLYLDHNALESVPPNLPESLRVIHLQFNNITSITDDTFCKANDTRYIRDRIEEIRLEGNPIILGKHPNSFICLKRLPVGSYF; this is encoded by the exons atgtttgttaaaatgaAGACTCTGCAGTCCACACTTCTTCTCCTGTTACTGTTTGTGCCTCTGATAAAGCCAGCACCACCAACGCAGCAGGACTCACGTATCATCTATGATTAtgggacagataattttgaagaAACCTTATTTACCCAAGATTATGAGGATAAATACctggatggaaaaaatattaag gaaaaagaaactaTGATAATACTTGACGAGAAAAGTCTTCAGTTACAAAAAGATGAGAGTTTAACACCATTACCCACCAAGAAAGAAAACGATG AAATGCCTACGTGCctgttgtgtgtttgtttaagtGGCTCTGTATACTGTGAAGAAGTCGACATTGATGTTGTCCCACCCTTGCCAAAAGAATCAGCCTATCTTTATGCACgattcaacaaaattaaaaagctgaCTGCCAAAGATTTTGCAGAAATAC CTAACTTAAGAAGACTCGATTTTACGGGAAATTTGATTGAGGACATAGAAGACGGCactttttcaaaactttctctGTTGGAAGAACTTACACTAGCTGAAAATCAACTACTAAAACTTCCAGTTCTTCCTCCTAAGCTTACTTTGTTTAATGCAAAGTACAACAAAATCAAGAGTAGAGGGATCAAAGCAAATACATTCAAA AAACTGAATAAGCTATCCTTCCTCTACTTGGACCACAATGCACTGGAATCCGTGCCTCCGAATTTACCAGAAAGCTTACGTGTAATTCATCTTCAG tttaaCAACATAACTTCAATTACAGATGACACGTTCTGCAAGGCTAATGACACCCGTTACATTCGGGACCGCATAGAAGAGATACGTTTGGAGGGAAATCCCATCATCCTGGGAAAGCACCCCAACAGTTTCATCTGCTTAAAAAGATTACCTGTAGGGTCATACTTTTAA